The following are encoded together in the Malaya genurostris strain Urasoe2022 chromosome 3, Malgen_1.1, whole genome shotgun sequence genome:
- the LOC131438236 gene encoding uncharacterized protein LOC131438236: protein MYKLLIVFALVGVIIAAPSQRDEIDDEIGSIRQCFNDMVVSFEEQMLDELRETIADAHFTIGVLLERRQRCEELPMDDPPTRPQLIALEACRNAWRMNVATELTRLTIAFNQHLESGRDLLVEFIQCSWANLPRPRQLEFQLPQRSESAVDEDLIAQCLNRPLEFIETGKMDQALELNGASRQIFADLIEQRRRCNELPRDDPPTRPQEISFLTCENVWRLNAVIDLSRVSAALSSHADGGRDLISDFSECSGFSL, encoded by the exons ATGTATAAGCTGCTCATCGTATTTGCTCTAGTTGGAGTGATAATCGCCGCTCCCTCGCAG CGTGATGAGATTGATGACGAGATTGGTTCGATCAGACAATGTTTCAAT GATATGGTCGTTTCTTTCGAGGAACAAATGTTAGATGAGTTACGAGAAACGATAGCCGATGCTCACTTCACAATCGGTGTTTTACTCGAACGTCGTCAACGCTGCGAGGAACTTCCGATGGACGATCCACCAACGCGGCCTCAGTTAATCGCTCTCGAGGCCTGTAGAAATGCCTGGCGCATGAATGTGGCAACCGAACTGACTCGCCTCACTATTGCTTTCAATCAGCATCTCGAGTCGGGACGTGATTTGCTTGTAGAATTCATTCAATGTTCCTGGGCCAACTTACCGCGCCCGCGACAACTGGAATTTCAG ctTCCACAGCGCAGTGAGAGTGCAGTAGATGAAGACCTGATCGCTCAATGCTTGAAT CGTCCACTGGAATTTATTGAGACTGGCAAAATGGACCAAGCACTCGAGTTGAATGGTGCGAGCCGACAAATTTTTGCCGATCTGATAGAGCAACGCAGACGGTGTAATGAGCTCCCGCGGGATGATCCACCAACGCGTCCGCAGGAAATCTCTTTCCTGACTTGTGAGAATGTGTGGCGACTGAACGCGGTCATCGACTTGAGTAGAGTTTCGGCAGCTCTGAGCAGTCACGCCGATGGTGGGCGTGATCTTATCAGTGATTTTTCGGAATGTTCGGGCTTCAGTTTATAA